In one window of Hevea brasiliensis isolate MT/VB/25A 57/8 chromosome 10, ASM3005281v1, whole genome shotgun sequence DNA:
- the LOC110639129 gene encoding disease resistance protein RUN1-like yields MASVAASSCKYDVFLSFRGEDTRKNFTSHLYAGLCQKGIITFKDDPELERGKIISQELLKAIQDSKISIVIFSRRYASSSWCLDELAQIFECMKTKGQMVMPVFYHVNPTEVRKQTGEYGKSFAQHEQNFNNLQKLQKWRIAMTEMANLSGWDLQDRHESELIEEIVKDVLGKLRKSSLVASAAKNFVGMSSRLVDMSMYLDMGQMEDVYFIGICGMGGIGKTTIAWVVYEELSSQFEGSSFLANVREVDEKHGLIPLQKQLLSEILMDRSINIWDAYSGTNEVRNRLHRKKVLIVLDDVSQLEQLKLLAGMHDWFGKGSRIIITSRDEHLLKCHGVDKIYRVEELNDDEALHLFCLKAFKNDNPAGDYVELSNHFVNYCNGLPLALDVLGSFLFCKSVNEWRSALGRLKEVPNQEILGKLRISFDGLEEIEKKIFLDIACFFNGEDKDHVMKVLESCGFYPDIGIRDLINKSLITISKERIWMHDLLKAMGREIVRQQSPEEPGKRSRLWFYKDVKRVLSKDKGTEQIEGIVLDSCNQEDEQLSAKAFTKMKRLRLLKLRNLHLSHGLEYLSNKLRYLEWDGYPFKYLPSTFQPDDLVELHMRCSNMEQLWKGIIKPLKMLKFIDLSYSINLIKTIDFKEAPNLEKLNLEGCTRLLEVHQSIGGLKRLVLLNLKGCKSLARLPNSVCDLKSLKFLNLHGCSKLEKLPERLGDMTSLEKLYAGGISTSQGPSTKLWDFFLPSRLLPWKNQNPNPNPLVTILPSLSVLRLLRSLDLSYCNLVEGVLPSDLSCFPSLRTLNLSGNDFVSIPSSISRLSKLEDFRFANCKKLQAFPNIPSSILYLSMDGCTALESLLPRSISKQFELENLCAAVDCKRLRLLPDLSSSILYLSVDGLTAQETIPNPFGANTTKPSSLTLVNCLRLFEVQSKNLTAFARLTSYLHYLLRHSSQGLFSPSSHISMCLAGTEIPGWFNYQSPSSSLEMHLPPYWWATKWMGFAFCIEFGFHEPLPDSSTIFCDLHARIAPNQDLFLGHSTVEISEDMIVTSNQLWFNYMPRSSLTCLDLWEACNHLKVTFSSDQLRVKYCGFRAIYGRDLDDLVTCSNPFQNLGLPCNDKIEKSKRSRDDYGCGSGGEPNESGNLTAKRQRMPMDPDY; encoded by the exons ATGGCTTCCGTTGCTGCCTCTTCCTGCAAATATGATGTCTTCCTCAGTTTCAGAGGGGAAGATACTCGAAAAAATTTTACTAGCCATCTCTATGCTGGTTTATGTCAGAAAGGGATTATCACCTTCAAGGATGATCCAGAACTTGAGAGAGGGAAAATCATTTCTCAAGAACTCCTTAAAGCAATTCAAGATTCTAAAATTTCTATCGTTATTTTTTCAAGAAGATATGCTTCTTCCTCGTGGTGCTTGGATGAGCTTGCACAGATTTTCGAGTGCATGAAAACCAAGGGACAAATGGTTATGCCTGTTTTCTACCATGTGAATCCAACTGAAGTGAGAAAACAAACAGGAGAATATGGAAAATCATTTGCTCAACATGAACAAAATTTCAACAACTTGCAGAAGCTTCAAAAATGGAGAATTGCAATGACTGAAATGGCCAATCTCTCTGGTTGGGATTTACAGGACAG GCATGAGTCAGAGCTTATTGAAGAAATAGTTAAAGATGTGCTAGGCAAATTGAGAAAATCGAGTTTGGTAGCAAGTGCAGCCAAGAATTTTGTAGGGATGAGTTCACGTTTGGTGGATATGAGCATGTATTTAGACATGGGGCAAATGGAAGATGTTTATTTTATAGGGATATGTGGGATGGGTGGTATTGGAAAAACAACCATTGCTTGGGTTGTCTATGAGGAACTATCTTCTCAATTTGAAGGTAGTAGCTTCCTTGCAAATGTTAGAGAAGTTGACGAGAAGCATGGTTTAATTCCTTTACAAAAACAACTTCTTAGTGAAATTCTAATGGATAGAAGCATTAATATTTGGGATGCTTACAGCGGAACCAATGAGGTCAGAAATAGGTTACACAGGAAAAAGGTTCTTATAGTTCTTGATGATGTCAGTCAATTGGAGCAGTTAAAATTATTAGCTGGTATGCACGATTGGTTTGGGAAGGGAAGTAGGATAATTATAACAAGTAGAGATGAGCATTTATTGAAATGCCATGGAGTAGATAAAATCTATAGGGTTGAGGAATTAAATGATGATGAAGCTCTTCATCTCTTTTGTTTGAAAGCCTTTAAAAATGATAATCCTGCAGGTGATTATGTGGAGCTATCTAATCactttgtaaattattgtaatggccTTCCATTAGCTCTTGATGTTCTTGGTTCTTTTTTGTTTTGTAAATCTGTAAACGAGTGGAGAAGTGCATTGGGTAGATTGAAAGAAGTTCCTAATCAAGAAATCTTGGGTAAGCTTCGTATAAGCTTTGATGGGTTAGAGGAGATTGAGAAGAAAATATTCCTAGATATTGCTTGCTTTTTCAATGGAGAGGATAAAGATCATGTGATGAAAGTATTAGAAAGTTGTGGATTCTATCCGGATATTGGAATAAGAGATCTCATCAACAAATCTCTCATAACCATTTCAAAAGAGAGAATATGGATGCATGATTTACTTAAAGCAATGGGTCGAGAAATTGTTCGTCAACAATCGCCTGAAGAACCAGGAAAAAGAAGTAGATTATGGTTTTATAAGGATGTTAAACGTGTTCTATCAAAGGATAAG ggAACAGAACAGATTGAAGGCATAGTCCTAGACTCATGCAATCAAGAAGATGAGCAATTGAGTGCTAAAGCCTTCACAAAGATGAAAAGGCTAAGATTGCTCAAACTTCGAAATTTGCACCTTTCCCACGGCCTTGAGTATCTTTCAAATAAATTAAGATACCTTGAATGGGATGGATATCCTTTCAAATATCTTCCATCTACTTTCCAGCCTGATGATCTTGTTGAGCTCCATATGCGCTGTAGTAACATGGAACAATTGTGGAAGGGAATTATCAAA CCATTAAAGATGTTGAAGTTCATTGATCTAAGTTACTCTATTAACTTAATCAAGACTATAGACTTCAAGGAGGCTCCAAACCTTGAAAAGTTGAATCTTGAAGGTTGCACAAGATTATTGGAGGTTCACCAGTCCATTGGAGGTCTAAAAAGGCTTGTTTTATTGAACTTGAAGGGTTGCAAAAGCCTTGCAAGGCTTCCGAATAGCGTATGTGATTTGAAGTCCCTTAAGTTTCTTAATTTGCATGGATGCTCAAAACTTGAGAAGCTGCCAGAAAGGTTGGGTGATATGACAAGCTTGGAGAAGCTTTATGCAGGTGGGATTAGTACAAGTCAAGGTCCATCAACTAAATTGTGGGATTTTTTTCTCCCTTCAAGGTTGTTGCCATGGAAGAATCAAAATCCAAATCCAAATCCATTGGTCACGATATTGCCTTCTTTGTCAGTGTTACGATTATTGAGGTCATTAGATTTAAGTTACTGCAATCTAGTAGAAGGAGTACTTCCTAGTGATCTGAGCTGCTTCCCATCATTGAGAACACTCAATCTAAGCGGAAATGATTTTGTTAGCATCCCTTCAAGCATTAGTAGACTTTCGAAACTCGAAGATTTTCGGTTTGCTAATTGCAAGAAGCTTCAAGCATTTCCAAATATTCCATCAAGCATTTTATATCTCAGTATGGATGGTTGCACTGCCTTGGAAAGTTTGCTACCCAGAAGCATCAGCAAACAATTTGAACTTGAAAATCTTTGTGCTGCTGTGGATTGCAAGAGGCTTCGGTTATTGCCAGATCTTTCATCAAGCATTTTatatctaagtgtggatggattaACAGCACAAGAAACCATCCCAAATCCATTTGGAGCAAACACTACCAAACCTTCATCATTGACTCTGGTAAATTGCTTGAGATTGTTCGAGGTTCAAAGTAAAAACTTGACAGCATTTGCAAGGCTGACAAGTTATCTGCACTACTTGTTAAGGCACAGCTCTCAG GGACTCTTTAGTCCAAGCTCTCACATATCCATGTGTTTAGCTGGAACTGAAATTCCAGGTTGGTTCAACTATCAGTCCCCAAGTTCTTCATTAGAAATGCATTTGCCTCCATATTGGTGGGCTACCAAATGGATGGGATTTGCATTTTGTATAGAGTTCGGATTCCATGAGCCTCTGCCAGATTCTTCTACCATTTTCTGTGATTTGCACGCACGCATTGCTCCAAATCAAGATTTGTTTCTGGGTCACTCTACTGTTGAAATCTCTGAGGATATGATTGTTACATCAAATCAACTTTGGTTCAATTACATGCCACGAAGCTCCTTGACTTGTCTAGATTTATGGGAAGCCTGTAATCACCTTAAGGTTACATTTTCCTCAGACCAACTGAGGGTGAAGTATTGCGGGTTCCGCGCAATATATGGTCGAGATCTTGATGATTTAGTAACCTGCAGCAATCCTTTTCAGAATTTAGGGCTCCCCTGTAATGATAAAATTGAGAAGAGTAAGAGAAGCCGTGACGACTATGGTTGTGGCAGTGGAGGGGAACCCAATGAAAGTGGCAATCTCACTGCCAAGAGACAGAGAATGCCTATGGATCCTGACTACTAA